One Misgurnus anguillicaudatus chromosome 22, ASM2758022v2, whole genome shotgun sequence DNA segment encodes these proteins:
- the dtx2 gene encoding probable E3 ubiquitin-protein ligase DTX2 isoform X2, which yields MATGFSFPPGGSGSRNGPSFPASSSSSSSGVPGQAQPMVAVWEWQDDQGFWRPYTGQVSCYVERCLQQQQQQQQQHHHHRGASAAGSSISLGQADPSLASYIIDIPNLQQFRQDTGKMRSVRRSLFPQSSALGSGFLWEWANDEGGWTAYEIRTSILLEHSYQAGQATADLSSHGYNYIVDLTALEQVNKATSYRRRVRRQGNVPYPLASGSVIHSGPACTCHQCMTNSSTTGPMPSRSRHSFSAGQTNRPSLQVQHGRPPGSSPSVYSPYPRRPLSVGNLLWNGPWPSSSSMPHASGPSQGFGHHSNGLSVSTVPLQLNGSSSMSAALAGMASILMSAAGLGVRFMTAPFSQRGSGNPTTAQPSSVKRAKRQSRTAPFQKPEEVIKKYMEEVSVVPDEDCIICMERLACPSGYEMPAECSQSLQPNTVGKLMKCAHTFHMLCMLAMYNNGTKDGSLQCPSCKTIYGEKTGTQPKGKMEIYSIPQSLPGHPDCGTIQIIYNIPPGIQGPEHPNPGQPYSCRGFPRFCFLPDNEKGRKVLELLKVAWTRRLIFTVGTSSTTGEPDTVIWNEIHHKTEMMSNVSGHGYPDPNYLDNVLSELASQGVTEDCLKRDAQSQGAQGSGM from the exons ATGGCCACAGGTTTTAGTTTCCCCCCTGGAGGAAGCGGGTCAAGAAATGGACCTTCTTTCCCAGCATCATCCTCGTCTTCCTCCTCTGGAGTACCAGGACAGGCTCAGCCGATGGTGGCGGTTTGGGAATGGCAGGATGATCAGGGTTTCTGGAGGCCCTACACAGGACAGGTGAGCTGCTATGTCGAGCGATGTctccagcagcagcagcagcagcagcagcagcatcaCCACCACAGAGGAGCCTCTGCAGCCGGCAGCAGCATCTCTCTGGGACAGGCAGACCCCAGCCTGGCCTCGTACATCATAGACATACCCAATCTCCAGCAGTTTAGACAGGACACAG GAAAGATGCGCTCCGTCCGACGTAGCCTGTTCCCACAGTCCTCTGCACTGGGCAGTGGTTTTCTTTGGGAGTGGGCCAACGATGAGGGAGGATGGACGGCGTACGAGATACGAACCTCCATATTACTGGAGCACAGCTACCAAGCGGGGCAGGCCACAGCCGACCTGAGTTCGCACGGCTATAATTACATCGTAGACCTCACCGCTCTAGAGCAGGTCAACAAGGCCACCAGCTACAGGCGGCGTGTCAGACGGCAGGGCAACGTGCCGTACCCCCTCGCTTCTGGGTCGGTTATTCATTCCGGCCCGGCATGCACCTGTCACCAGTGCATGACCAATAGCAGCACCACCGGACCGATGCCGAGCCGATCGCGGCACTCTTTCTCCGCCGGCCAGACCAACCGGCCCAGCCTCCAGGTTCAACACGGAAGACCTCCCGGAAGCAGCCCTTCGGTTTATTCGccctacccgaggagacctctATCGGTGGGAAATCTGTTATGGAACGGTCCGTGGCCCTCCTCGTCCTCCATGCCTCATGCTTCAGGACCCTCGCAGGGTTTTGGTCATCATTCAAATGGCTTAAG TGTTTCGACGGTTCCTCTGCAGCTGAACGGATCCAGCAGCATGAGCGCGGCCCTGGCAG GCATGGCTTCCATTTTGATGTCAGCCGCAGGACTGGGAGTTCGCTTCATGACCGCCCCCTTCTCCCAGCGTGGCTCCGGCAATCCCACCACAGCCCAGCCCAGCTCGGTTAAGAGGGCAAAGAGGCAATCCAGGACAG CCCCCTTTCAGAAACCAGAAGAAGTCATTAAGAAATATATGGAGGAAGTGTCTGTCGTCCCAGATGAG GACTGTATTATCTGTATGGAGCGCCTGGCCTGCCCGTCTGGTTATGAAATGCCTGCCGAATGCTCTCAGTCTCTTCAGCCCAACACCGTGGGAAAACTTATGAAGTGTGCTCACACTTTCCACATGCTTTGCATGCTGGCCATGTACAACAATGGAACCAAG GATGGAAGTCTGCAGTGCCCCTCGTGCAAGACAATCTATGGAGAAAAGACCGGCACCCAACCGAAGGGCAAGATGGAAATCTACAGTATACCTCAGTCTTTACCGGGACACCCAGACTGCGGCACTATTCAAATCATTTACAACATCCCACCTGGAATACAG GGTCCCGAGCACCCAAACCCAGGACAGCCGTACTCGTGCAGAGGATTCCCACGATTCTGTTTCCTTCCCGACAACGAGAAAGGCAGAAAG GTGCTGGAGCTGCTGAAAGTGGCCTGGACCCGTCGTCTCATCTTCACCGTGGGCACCTCCAGTACCACGGGAGAACCGGATACTGTGATATGGAACGAGATCCACCACAAGACGGAGATGATGTCTAACGTCTCCGGCCACGGATATCCTGACCCCAACTACCTGGACAATGTGCTGTCAGAACTGGCGTCGCAGGGCGTGACGGAGGACTGCCTGAAACGAGACGCTCAGAGTCAGGGAGCTCAAGGTTCGGGGATGTGA
- the dtx2 gene encoding probable E3 ubiquitin-protein ligase DTX2 isoform X1 codes for MATGFSFPPGGSGSRNGPSFPASSSSSSSGVPGQAQPMVAVWEWQDDQGFWRPYTGQVSCYVERCLQQQQQQQQQHHHHRGASAAGSSISLGQADPSLASYIIDIPNLQQFRQDTGKMRSVRRSLFPQSSALGSGFLWEWANDEGGWTAYEIRTSILLEHSYQAGQATADLSSHGYNYIVDLTALEQVNKATSYRRRVRRQGNVPYPLASGSVIHSGPACTCHQCMTNSSTTGPMPSRSRHSFSAGQTNRPSLQVQHGRPPGSSPSVYSPYPRRPLSVGNLLWNGPWPSSSSMPHASGPSQGFGHHSNGLSVSTVPLQLNGSSSMSAALAGTAFIRVMKSLCLSALANRLSSLFQKGMASILMSAAGLGVRFMTAPFSQRGSGNPTTAQPSSVKRAKRQSRTAPFQKPEEVIKKYMEEVSVVPDEDCIICMERLACPSGYEMPAECSQSLQPNTVGKLMKCAHTFHMLCMLAMYNNGTKDGSLQCPSCKTIYGEKTGTQPKGKMEIYSIPQSLPGHPDCGTIQIIYNIPPGIQGPEHPNPGQPYSCRGFPRFCFLPDNEKGRKVLELLKVAWTRRLIFTVGTSSTTGEPDTVIWNEIHHKTEMMSNVSGHGYPDPNYLDNVLSELASQGVTEDCLKRDAQSQGAQGSGM; via the exons ATGGCCACAGGTTTTAGTTTCCCCCCTGGAGGAAGCGGGTCAAGAAATGGACCTTCTTTCCCAGCATCATCCTCGTCTTCCTCCTCTGGAGTACCAGGACAGGCTCAGCCGATGGTGGCGGTTTGGGAATGGCAGGATGATCAGGGTTTCTGGAGGCCCTACACAGGACAGGTGAGCTGCTATGTCGAGCGATGTctccagcagcagcagcagcagcagcagcagcatcaCCACCACAGAGGAGCCTCTGCAGCCGGCAGCAGCATCTCTCTGGGACAGGCAGACCCCAGCCTGGCCTCGTACATCATAGACATACCCAATCTCCAGCAGTTTAGACAGGACACAG GAAAGATGCGCTCCGTCCGACGTAGCCTGTTCCCACAGTCCTCTGCACTGGGCAGTGGTTTTCTTTGGGAGTGGGCCAACGATGAGGGAGGATGGACGGCGTACGAGATACGAACCTCCATATTACTGGAGCACAGCTACCAAGCGGGGCAGGCCACAGCCGACCTGAGTTCGCACGGCTATAATTACATCGTAGACCTCACCGCTCTAGAGCAGGTCAACAAGGCCACCAGCTACAGGCGGCGTGTCAGACGGCAGGGCAACGTGCCGTACCCCCTCGCTTCTGGGTCGGTTATTCATTCCGGCCCGGCATGCACCTGTCACCAGTGCATGACCAATAGCAGCACCACCGGACCGATGCCGAGCCGATCGCGGCACTCTTTCTCCGCCGGCCAGACCAACCGGCCCAGCCTCCAGGTTCAACACGGAAGACCTCCCGGAAGCAGCCCTTCGGTTTATTCGccctacccgaggagacctctATCGGTGGGAAATCTGTTATGGAACGGTCCGTGGCCCTCCTCGTCCTCCATGCCTCATGCTTCAGGACCCTCGCAGGGTTTTGGTCATCATTCAAATGGCTTAAG TGTTTCGACGGTTCCTCTGCAGCTGAACGGATCCAGCAGCATGAGCGCGGCCCTGGCAGGTACGGCATTCATCCGTGTCATGAAAAGTCTCTGTCTATCTGCATTAGCCAACCGGCTTTCTTCCTTATTTCAGAAAG GCATGGCTTCCATTTTGATGTCAGCCGCAGGACTGGGAGTTCGCTTCATGACCGCCCCCTTCTCCCAGCGTGGCTCCGGCAATCCCACCACAGCCCAGCCCAGCTCGGTTAAGAGGGCAAAGAGGCAATCCAGGACAG CCCCCTTTCAGAAACCAGAAGAAGTCATTAAGAAATATATGGAGGAAGTGTCTGTCGTCCCAGATGAG GACTGTATTATCTGTATGGAGCGCCTGGCCTGCCCGTCTGGTTATGAAATGCCTGCCGAATGCTCTCAGTCTCTTCAGCCCAACACCGTGGGAAAACTTATGAAGTGTGCTCACACTTTCCACATGCTTTGCATGCTGGCCATGTACAACAATGGAACCAAG GATGGAAGTCTGCAGTGCCCCTCGTGCAAGACAATCTATGGAGAAAAGACCGGCACCCAACCGAAGGGCAAGATGGAAATCTACAGTATACCTCAGTCTTTACCGGGACACCCAGACTGCGGCACTATTCAAATCATTTACAACATCCCACCTGGAATACAG GGTCCCGAGCACCCAAACCCAGGACAGCCGTACTCGTGCAGAGGATTCCCACGATTCTGTTTCCTTCCCGACAACGAGAAAGGCAGAAAG GTGCTGGAGCTGCTGAAAGTGGCCTGGACCCGTCGTCTCATCTTCACCGTGGGCACCTCCAGTACCACGGGAGAACCGGATACTGTGATATGGAACGAGATCCACCACAAGACGGAGATGATGTCTAACGTCTCCGGCCACGGATATCCTGACCCCAACTACCTGGACAATGTGCTGTCAGAACTGGCGTCGCAGGGCGTGACGGAGGACTGCCTGAAACGAGACGCTCAGAGTCAGGGAGCTCAAGGTTCGGGGATGTGA
- the dtx2 gene encoding probable E3 ubiquitin-protein ligase DTX2 isoform X4: MATGFSFPPGGSGSRNGPSFPASSSSSSSGVPGQAQPMVAVWEWQDDQGFWRPYTGQVSCYVERCLQQQQQQQQQHHHHRGASAAGSSISLGQADPSLASYIIDIPNLQQFRQDTGKMRSVRRSLFPQSSALGSGFLWEWANDEGGWTAYEIRTSILLEHSYQAGQATADLSSHGYNYIVDLTALEQVNKATSYRRRVRRQGNVPYPLASGSVIHSGPACTCHQCMTNSSTTGPMPSRSRHSFSAGQTNRPSLQVQHGRPPGSSPSVYSPYPRRPLSVGNLLWNGPWPSSSSMPHASGPSQGFGHHSNGLSVSTVPLQLNGSSSMSAALAAPFQKPEEVIKKYMEEVSVVPDEDCIICMERLACPSGYEMPAECSQSLQPNTVGKLMKCAHTFHMLCMLAMYNNGTKDGSLQCPSCKTIYGEKTGTQPKGKMEIYSIPQSLPGHPDCGTIQIIYNIPPGIQGPEHPNPGQPYSCRGFPRFCFLPDNEKGRKVLELLKVAWTRRLIFTVGTSSTTGEPDTVIWNEIHHKTEMMSNVSGHGYPDPNYLDNVLSELASQGVTEDCLKRDAQSQGAQGSGM; encoded by the exons ATGGCCACAGGTTTTAGTTTCCCCCCTGGAGGAAGCGGGTCAAGAAATGGACCTTCTTTCCCAGCATCATCCTCGTCTTCCTCCTCTGGAGTACCAGGACAGGCTCAGCCGATGGTGGCGGTTTGGGAATGGCAGGATGATCAGGGTTTCTGGAGGCCCTACACAGGACAGGTGAGCTGCTATGTCGAGCGATGTctccagcagcagcagcagcagcagcagcagcatcaCCACCACAGAGGAGCCTCTGCAGCCGGCAGCAGCATCTCTCTGGGACAGGCAGACCCCAGCCTGGCCTCGTACATCATAGACATACCCAATCTCCAGCAGTTTAGACAGGACACAG GAAAGATGCGCTCCGTCCGACGTAGCCTGTTCCCACAGTCCTCTGCACTGGGCAGTGGTTTTCTTTGGGAGTGGGCCAACGATGAGGGAGGATGGACGGCGTACGAGATACGAACCTCCATATTACTGGAGCACAGCTACCAAGCGGGGCAGGCCACAGCCGACCTGAGTTCGCACGGCTATAATTACATCGTAGACCTCACCGCTCTAGAGCAGGTCAACAAGGCCACCAGCTACAGGCGGCGTGTCAGACGGCAGGGCAACGTGCCGTACCCCCTCGCTTCTGGGTCGGTTATTCATTCCGGCCCGGCATGCACCTGTCACCAGTGCATGACCAATAGCAGCACCACCGGACCGATGCCGAGCCGATCGCGGCACTCTTTCTCCGCCGGCCAGACCAACCGGCCCAGCCTCCAGGTTCAACACGGAAGACCTCCCGGAAGCAGCCCTTCGGTTTATTCGccctacccgaggagacctctATCGGTGGGAAATCTGTTATGGAACGGTCCGTGGCCCTCCTCGTCCTCCATGCCTCATGCTTCAGGACCCTCGCAGGGTTTTGGTCATCATTCAAATGGCTTAAG TGTTTCGACGGTTCCTCTGCAGCTGAACGGATCCAGCAGCATGAGCGCGGCCCTGGCAG CCCCCTTTCAGAAACCAGAAGAAGTCATTAAGAAATATATGGAGGAAGTGTCTGTCGTCCCAGATGAG GACTGTATTATCTGTATGGAGCGCCTGGCCTGCCCGTCTGGTTATGAAATGCCTGCCGAATGCTCTCAGTCTCTTCAGCCCAACACCGTGGGAAAACTTATGAAGTGTGCTCACACTTTCCACATGCTTTGCATGCTGGCCATGTACAACAATGGAACCAAG GATGGAAGTCTGCAGTGCCCCTCGTGCAAGACAATCTATGGAGAAAAGACCGGCACCCAACCGAAGGGCAAGATGGAAATCTACAGTATACCTCAGTCTTTACCGGGACACCCAGACTGCGGCACTATTCAAATCATTTACAACATCCCACCTGGAATACAG GGTCCCGAGCACCCAAACCCAGGACAGCCGTACTCGTGCAGAGGATTCCCACGATTCTGTTTCCTTCCCGACAACGAGAAAGGCAGAAAG GTGCTGGAGCTGCTGAAAGTGGCCTGGACCCGTCGTCTCATCTTCACCGTGGGCACCTCCAGTACCACGGGAGAACCGGATACTGTGATATGGAACGAGATCCACCACAAGACGGAGATGATGTCTAACGTCTCCGGCCACGGATATCCTGACCCCAACTACCTGGACAATGTGCTGTCAGAACTGGCGTCGCAGGGCGTGACGGAGGACTGCCTGAAACGAGACGCTCAGAGTCAGGGAGCTCAAGGTTCGGGGATGTGA
- the dtx2 gene encoding probable E3 ubiquitin-protein ligase DTX2 isoform X3, translating into MATGFSFPPGGSGSRNGPSFPASSSSSSSGVPGQAQPMVAVWEWQDDQGFWRPYTGQVSCYVERCLQQQQQQQQQHHHHRGASAAGSSISLGQADPSLASYIIDIPNLQQFRQDTGKMRSVRRSLFPQSSALGSGFLWEWANDEGGWTAYEIRTSILLEHSYQAGQATADLSSHGYNYIVDLTALEQVNKATSYRRRVRRQGNVPYPLASGSVIHSGPACTCHQCMTNSSTTGPMPSRSRHSFSAGQTNRPSLQVQHGRPPGSSPSVYSPYPRRPLSVGNLLWNGPWPSSSSMPHASGPSQGFGHHSNGLSVSTVPLQLNGSSSMSAALAGTAFIRVMKSLCLSALANRLSSLFQKAPFQKPEEVIKKYMEEVSVVPDEDCIICMERLACPSGYEMPAECSQSLQPNTVGKLMKCAHTFHMLCMLAMYNNGTKDGSLQCPSCKTIYGEKTGTQPKGKMEIYSIPQSLPGHPDCGTIQIIYNIPPGIQGPEHPNPGQPYSCRGFPRFCFLPDNEKGRKVLELLKVAWTRRLIFTVGTSSTTGEPDTVIWNEIHHKTEMMSNVSGHGYPDPNYLDNVLSELASQGVTEDCLKRDAQSQGAQGSGM; encoded by the exons ATGGCCACAGGTTTTAGTTTCCCCCCTGGAGGAAGCGGGTCAAGAAATGGACCTTCTTTCCCAGCATCATCCTCGTCTTCCTCCTCTGGAGTACCAGGACAGGCTCAGCCGATGGTGGCGGTTTGGGAATGGCAGGATGATCAGGGTTTCTGGAGGCCCTACACAGGACAGGTGAGCTGCTATGTCGAGCGATGTctccagcagcagcagcagcagcagcagcagcatcaCCACCACAGAGGAGCCTCTGCAGCCGGCAGCAGCATCTCTCTGGGACAGGCAGACCCCAGCCTGGCCTCGTACATCATAGACATACCCAATCTCCAGCAGTTTAGACAGGACACAG GAAAGATGCGCTCCGTCCGACGTAGCCTGTTCCCACAGTCCTCTGCACTGGGCAGTGGTTTTCTTTGGGAGTGGGCCAACGATGAGGGAGGATGGACGGCGTACGAGATACGAACCTCCATATTACTGGAGCACAGCTACCAAGCGGGGCAGGCCACAGCCGACCTGAGTTCGCACGGCTATAATTACATCGTAGACCTCACCGCTCTAGAGCAGGTCAACAAGGCCACCAGCTACAGGCGGCGTGTCAGACGGCAGGGCAACGTGCCGTACCCCCTCGCTTCTGGGTCGGTTATTCATTCCGGCCCGGCATGCACCTGTCACCAGTGCATGACCAATAGCAGCACCACCGGACCGATGCCGAGCCGATCGCGGCACTCTTTCTCCGCCGGCCAGACCAACCGGCCCAGCCTCCAGGTTCAACACGGAAGACCTCCCGGAAGCAGCCCTTCGGTTTATTCGccctacccgaggagacctctATCGGTGGGAAATCTGTTATGGAACGGTCCGTGGCCCTCCTCGTCCTCCATGCCTCATGCTTCAGGACCCTCGCAGGGTTTTGGTCATCATTCAAATGGCTTAAG TGTTTCGACGGTTCCTCTGCAGCTGAACGGATCCAGCAGCATGAGCGCGGCCCTGGCAGGTACGGCATTCATCCGTGTCATGAAAAGTCTCTGTCTATCTGCATTAGCCAACCGGCTTTCTTCCTTATTTCAGAAAG CCCCCTTTCAGAAACCAGAAGAAGTCATTAAGAAATATATGGAGGAAGTGTCTGTCGTCCCAGATGAG GACTGTATTATCTGTATGGAGCGCCTGGCCTGCCCGTCTGGTTATGAAATGCCTGCCGAATGCTCTCAGTCTCTTCAGCCCAACACCGTGGGAAAACTTATGAAGTGTGCTCACACTTTCCACATGCTTTGCATGCTGGCCATGTACAACAATGGAACCAAG GATGGAAGTCTGCAGTGCCCCTCGTGCAAGACAATCTATGGAGAAAAGACCGGCACCCAACCGAAGGGCAAGATGGAAATCTACAGTATACCTCAGTCTTTACCGGGACACCCAGACTGCGGCACTATTCAAATCATTTACAACATCCCACCTGGAATACAG GGTCCCGAGCACCCAAACCCAGGACAGCCGTACTCGTGCAGAGGATTCCCACGATTCTGTTTCCTTCCCGACAACGAGAAAGGCAGAAAG GTGCTGGAGCTGCTGAAAGTGGCCTGGACCCGTCGTCTCATCTTCACCGTGGGCACCTCCAGTACCACGGGAGAACCGGATACTGTGATATGGAACGAGATCCACCACAAGACGGAGATGATGTCTAACGTCTCCGGCCACGGATATCCTGACCCCAACTACCTGGACAATGTGCTGTCAGAACTGGCGTCGCAGGGCGTGACGGAGGACTGCCTGAAACGAGACGCTCAGAGTCAGGGAGCTCAAGGTTCGGGGATGTGA